Proteins encoded together in one Neobacillus sp. FSL H8-0543 window:
- a CDS encoding ion channel, which produces MIFFRRLILTASRYRYRTVLLFTFFFIIVNAEIMRLLEPNTFDNSLHAVWWILTTMTTVGYGDVYPVTQAGRTWAMFIVYTLGIGLFGVVIGIIIDGVSQYKRRKEEGRMTYNGGNHFVIMGWTTKSKNTVNELFLGDDTTEIVLIDELERTPIEHERFHYIQGSPTDVDILKKAKIEKSRAVLLFAADGINNPDLADGKTLLVASSIERYDEGTEGNIYTIAEILNERHVDNFKHVKIDEFILSNGSVSNLMAKSAQTKGASHLFTQLLSRQDGDNGSDLWEVSLKPEWRTYGDAYEHLKEKGAQLIADRSDLNILKKWNEPIPRDARLLVICDKRTYQSL; this is translated from the coding sequence ATGATATTTTTCCGGAGACTGATCCTTACGGCATCGCGTTACAGGTATCGGACCGTTCTCCTTTTTACCTTTTTCTTCATTATAGTAAATGCAGAAATAATGAGATTACTAGAGCCAAACACTTTTGATAATTCTTTACACGCCGTCTGGTGGATTCTTACAACTATGACTACCGTAGGGTATGGTGACGTTTATCCTGTCACCCAAGCAGGAAGAACCTGGGCGATGTTCATTGTCTATACGCTAGGAATTGGCCTTTTTGGAGTGGTCATTGGAATTATTATCGATGGTGTCTCACAATACAAGCGAAGAAAAGAGGAAGGAAGAATGACTTATAATGGAGGAAACCATTTTGTTATCATGGGTTGGACCACCAAAAGCAAAAATACGGTTAATGAGCTTTTTCTTGGTGATGACACAACAGAAATCGTATTAATTGATGAATTGGAAAGGACACCAATTGAGCACGAACGGTTTCATTATATTCAAGGGAGCCCTACAGATGTAGACATACTAAAGAAAGCAAAGATTGAAAAGTCCAGGGCAGTCTTACTGTTTGCCGCAGATGGTATTAACAACCCGGATTTAGCAGATGGAAAAACGCTCTTAGTTGCCTCCTCCATTGAACGATATGATGAAGGAACCGAAGGGAATATTTATACTATTGCAGAAATATTAAATGAAAGACATGTCGATAATTTCAAGCATGTTAAAATTGATGAATTTATTTTATCCAATGGTTCTGTCTCCAATTTGATGGCAAAATCCGCCCAGACAAAAGGCGCAAGTCACCTCTTCACTCAATTGTTAAGTCGACAGGACGGGGATAATGGAAGCGATCTTTGGGAGGTAAGCTTAAAGCCAGAATGGAGAACCTACGGTGATGCTTATGAGCATCTGAAGGAAAAAGGCGCACAACTGATTGCTGACCGAAGTGATTTAAATATTTTAAAGAAATGGAATGAACCTATTCCTAGAGATGCGAGACTATTGGTTATTTGTGATAAGCGTACCTATCAAAGTCTGTAG
- a CDS encoding glutathionylspermidine synthase family protein: MTTYKQDRKQFYSNFPAFWSNLYGSEYSLYNIFSITEQTHQLLKEATERLGKVFFKTAHLLRSLPDTHLLELGFPSASLPFIRMKTICPESVISRFDFVLTKDGVKMLEFNSDTPTFIVECFQINEKLCSEFRYLNPNINQERLLSSGITRAVLDATEGINSANVVFTAHNDHIEDWNTTHYLSRLCQVKNQILPMSELRITDGALIDADGFPIDVLYRQTYPIEHLINDQETVSGDRIGIELLQLVQKRKISIVNPVSAFLLQPKSIQCLIWGLAEERAFFSKEEQQWIKDYMLPTYLEPDVFLGNSSFVKKPSFGREGDTVTIYDKDTKITSQNSFQTYKEELPVYQKYVPLPTTTLETEKGIEELSYVFGSFLIAGKPSSIGLRAGGKITGNESYYLPVGLRKDN, from the coding sequence ATGACAACTTACAAGCAGGATCGAAAGCAATTTTACTCAAATTTCCCAGCATTTTGGTCAAATTTATATGGTTCCGAATATAGTCTATATAATATTTTTTCAATAACAGAACAAACACATCAACTACTAAAAGAGGCGACTGAAAGATTGGGAAAGGTCTTTTTTAAAACGGCACACCTACTGCGTAGTCTTCCGGATACGCATCTCCTTGAGCTTGGTTTTCCGTCTGCCAGTCTGCCTTTTATTAGGATGAAAACCATTTGTCCTGAGTCAGTCATCTCTCGTTTTGATTTTGTATTGACAAAGGATGGTGTTAAAATGCTTGAATTTAATAGCGATACACCTACTTTTATTGTTGAATGTTTCCAGATAAATGAAAAGCTTTGTTCCGAATTTCGATACCTTAACCCAAACATCAATCAGGAACGACTACTCTCATCCGGTATTACAAGAGCAGTGCTTGATGCAACAGAAGGGATAAATTCTGCTAATGTTGTTTTTACTGCACATAACGATCATATTGAGGACTGGAATACGACTCATTATTTAAGTAGGTTATGTCAGGTGAAAAATCAAATCCTTCCAATGTCCGAACTCAGAATTACTGATGGCGCCTTGATAGATGCTGATGGATTTCCTATTGATGTGTTGTACCGTCAAACCTATCCTATTGAACACTTAATAAATGACCAGGAAACAGTATCGGGGGATCGAATCGGAATTGAACTTTTACAACTAGTACAGAAAAGGAAGATTTCTATAGTAAATCCTGTTTCTGCCTTTCTTCTCCAACCAAAGTCAATCCAATGTTTAATATGGGGATTAGCGGAGGAAAGAGCATTCTTTTCAAAGGAAGAACAACAATGGATTAAAGATTACATGTTACCGACTTACCTTGAACCTGACGTTTTTTTGGGGAATAGTTCATTTGTCAAAAAGCCGTCCTTTGGCAGAGAAGGTGACACGGTTACTATATATGATAAAGACACGAAGATTACATCTCAAAATTCCTTTCAAACATACAAAGAAGAGCTTCCCGTTTATCAAAAATATGTTCCACTTCCCACTACTACCTTAGAAACAGAAAAGGGAATAGAGGAGCTGTCGTATGTTTTCGGCTCATTCCTTATAGCTGGAAAACCAAGTAGTATTGGACTTCGTGCAGGTGGGAAAATCACAGGTAATGAATCCTACTATTTACCTGTTGGTTTAAGAAAAGACAATTAA
- a CDS encoding ATP-binding protein: MNEGINNPKLIYEEKKALNLFLWLFYITYIAYELLFYYIYPSFSNGGIIGNSDGVGPLAYVFIFGLIPVTMHFYKKGNPYIVKYLFVFTFIILDTVNSLMMYLGTDKTFAAGHIVEVLIVLFTPIFVNKRYFWTVSIVMIVKYVFVGIVLWEPLVLAPMGIYIILSLLAYAILNRFSSYINSITLAHNELRQKEKLAVIGQMATAIGHEIKNPLSSLRGFTQLQQERHPNTSEYAPIMIQEIDRINSIVNDLMYLGKPKVITFEKASIEEIITYTLSITKQKSESQGVMVDTIMEGPLPPLDCDANQLKQMFINLIKNAKESMPNGGKIRINVKVIEGKRMLISIQDEGCGIADEDILSLGEPFYTTKQDGTGLGLLVSNQIISDHHGKMTIDSSLDKGTTVNVIIPITQNNTRAK, from the coding sequence ATGAATGAGGGCATTAACAATCCAAAGTTAATATATGAAGAGAAAAAAGCACTAAATCTATTTTTATGGTTATTTTATATTACCTATATTGCATATGAACTGCTCTTTTATTATATTTATCCTAGTTTTTCGAATGGGGGAATAATTGGAAATTCAGATGGCGTAGGTCCTTTGGCGTATGTTTTTATTTTTGGTTTAATACCCGTAACCATGCATTTTTACAAAAAAGGAAATCCATATATTGTTAAATATCTATTTGTATTTACCTTTATAATTCTAGATACAGTAAATAGCTTAATGATGTATCTTGGAACGGACAAAACATTTGCTGCAGGTCATATAGTCGAAGTTTTAATTGTACTTTTCACACCTATATTTGTTAATAAAAGATATTTCTGGACTGTATCAATAGTCATGATTGTTAAATATGTATTTGTGGGGATTGTTTTATGGGAACCCTTAGTTCTAGCCCCTATGGGGATATATATTATACTTTCTTTATTGGCGTATGCCATATTAAATCGTTTTAGCTCTTATATTAACTCCATAACACTAGCACATAATGAACTTCGCCAAAAAGAGAAGCTTGCTGTTATCGGTCAAATGGCCACAGCTATTGGACATGAAATCAAAAATCCACTTTCTTCATTAAGGGGATTTACTCAATTGCAACAAGAACGGCACCCAAATACTAGTGAATATGCTCCAATCATGATTCAAGAAATTGATAGAATCAACTCGATAGTCAATGACTTGATGTATCTTGGTAAACCAAAAGTTATTACATTTGAAAAAGCAAGTATTGAGGAAATCATTACATACACATTGTCGATTACTAAACAGAAGTCTGAAAGTCAAGGAGTAATGGTTGATACCATAATGGAAGGGCCGCTGCCTCCATTAGATTGCGATGCAAACCAGTTAAAACAAATGTTCATAAATTTGATTAAAAACGCGAAAGAATCGATGCCAAACGGTGGAAAGATAAGGATAAATGTAAAAGTAATTGAAGGGAAAAGGATGCTAATTTCAATACAGGATGAAGGTTGTGGAATAGCAGACGAAGACATTTTAAGTTTGGGTGAACCATTCTATACAACAAAACAGGATGGTACAGGGCTTGGGTTATTGGTTTCAAATCAAATTATCAGTGATCACCATGGAAAAATGACCATTGATAGTAGTCTTGATAAGGGGACGACGGTAAATGTAATCATACCTATAACTCAAAATAATACTAGAGCGAAATAA
- a CDS encoding DUF350 domain-containing protein — protein MTNFLLYLAVSLGLLLVGLFLMEITTKVKEFSLMAKGNKAASYVLGGRLLGLAIVLYSSLANSISLIDMILWGSIGIVAQIIVFYLAEWLTPHFNVNQSIEEDNQAVGIFLMLLSISIGIVIAGSLTY, from the coding sequence ATGACGAATTTCTTGTTATATTTAGCCGTTTCACTTGGTTTACTATTGGTTGGTCTCTTTTTGATGGAAATAACAACAAAGGTAAAGGAATTTTCTCTAATGGCAAAAGGGAATAAAGCAGCAAGTTATGTACTTGGCGGAAGACTTCTTGGTCTGGCGATTGTTTTGTATTCTTCTCTTGCAAACTCCATATCGCTCATTGATATGATTTTATGGGGATCAATTGGCATCGTCGCACAAATTATTGTCTTTTATCTAGCAGAATGGCTCACACCACATTTTAATGTCAACCAAAGCATTGAGGAAGATAATCAGGCAGTCGGTATTTTCTTAATGCTTTTATCCATTTCAATTGGGATTGTCATAGCTGGAAGTTTAACCTATTGA
- a CDS encoding HD-GYP domain-containing protein, producing MIPHEEKQTVKWFLLISYIILIGYDIFYYFIAPISIVDREIGFPSIYWYLNYVVLLLIFPAALYFNKTNKQYLTKYVFVFSYLVTSLFVDILTYYGIGDTYSSGNIVDVFLILSLPLFLNTRYYWIVTLGVTVKYALTGIILQIFFVIMPIILIAILSTMSYFLLVRFQGYVRAISKTYDNQLEGIVKGVIATLELKDQYTRGHSERVASYALLMIKEIGKLSKEEEKSFYYACLLHDIGKVNIPDHILMKPAKLTKEEFDIIKTHPTVGAEAVKNVEGIKDSICVIRSHHERWDGKGYPDQLTGEEIPLLARVTAFADAFDAMTSSRSYRDAMPVEEAYRRIIEGKGTQFDPRLVEDFILVYPSWVKFHETYPWSKKWELLKEVER from the coding sequence ATGATTCCGCATGAAGAAAAACAAACGGTTAAATGGTTTCTATTAATTTCATATATTATTTTGATTGGCTATGATATTTTTTATTATTTTATAGCACCTATAAGCATAGTTGATAGGGAAATAGGTTTTCCAAGCATCTATTGGTATTTGAACTATGTGGTACTTTTGCTAATATTTCCAGCGGCGCTTTATTTTAATAAAACTAATAAGCAATATTTGACTAAATATGTATTTGTTTTTAGCTATTTAGTAACCTCACTTTTTGTGGATATCTTAACCTACTATGGTATCGGTGATACTTATTCAAGCGGGAATATCGTAGATGTATTTTTAATCCTATCATTACCGCTTTTCCTTAATACAAGATATTACTGGATTGTGACTCTCGGTGTTACTGTAAAATATGCACTTACTGGTATTATATTACAGATTTTCTTTGTTATCATGCCAATTATATTAATAGCTATTTTATCCACTATGTCCTACTTTCTGTTAGTACGTTTTCAAGGGTATGTACGGGCTATTAGTAAAACCTATGATAACCAGTTAGAAGGGATTGTTAAAGGAGTTATTGCTACACTTGAACTGAAGGATCAATATACTAGAGGTCATAGTGAACGTGTAGCTAGTTATGCCTTACTAATGATAAAAGAAATTGGGAAACTCTCAAAAGAGGAAGAAAAGTCATTTTATTATGCTTGTTTACTACATGATATTGGTAAAGTGAATATTCCTGATCATATTCTAATGAAACCAGCTAAACTTACTAAAGAGGAATTTGATATCATAAAAACTCATCCAACTGTTGGAGCAGAAGCAGTTAAAAATGTTGAAGGAATTAAGGATAGTATTTGTGTGATTCGCTCTCATCATGAACGTTGGGATGGGAAAGGCTATCCTGATCAATTAACGGGTGAAGAGATTCCTTTGCTTGCTAGAGTCACTGCATTTGCAGATGCCTTTGATGCAATGACTTCTTCAAGGTCCTATCGAGATGCAATGCCTGTTGAAGAAGCCTATCGTCGAATTATTGAAGGAAAGGGTACCCAGTTTGATCCAAGGCTAGTGGAAGACTTCATCCTGGTTTATCCGTCATGGGTTAAATTTCATGAAACATATCCATGGTCAAAAAAATGGGAATTACTTAAGGAGGTGGAAAGATGA
- a CDS encoding ATP-binding protein, with the protein MLAEKLLLNMLITLSPILLSSVLMDGKRKFNSPIVSGLLHSTAAFACMIFSYAKYDFTWDLRYVPLVIAFLYGGPVAGGMVFATIFGGRMLIGGDTVVYGLVNTVFIAIVPILLMKKFWHFAPNKRVLVTTGIGAWSLLVCYLSFTAHQSFVGDSLTLNFNIPDILIVGIIDTIAITIAAKLYEGLHERSRMKEEIQRAEKLNTLGELAASIAHEVRNPLTVVKGFLQLMQQDEKGKNYEYLSLVLSELGRAESIISDYLNFAKPKFEKIEDFSLPNVLTEVVMLLDPLAVKQGVQLESVLDSTDFHLITDRNQLKQALVNLIKNAIEATPESGKVTVCYQPSGTLANVTILDTGKGMTHEQLSRIGTLFYTTKDKGTGLGTSVSLRIIEAMNGKVSYKSELGIGTEVLMILPEGKKELMMIS; encoded by the coding sequence ATGCTGGCAGAAAAACTTCTCTTAAATATGTTAATTACTCTATCGCCGATTCTGCTGTCAAGTGTCCTTATGGATGGCAAAAGAAAGTTTAATTCTCCAATAGTTAGTGGTTTATTACACAGTACGGCAGCATTTGCCTGTATGATATTTTCATATGCAAAATATGATTTTACCTGGGACCTTCGCTATGTTCCGCTCGTAATAGCATTTCTTTATGGTGGACCAGTTGCAGGAGGAATGGTTTTTGCTACCATTTTTGGCGGGCGTATGCTTATTGGAGGAGATACAGTCGTTTATGGGTTAGTAAATACTGTATTTATAGCAATCGTACCCATTCTCCTAATGAAAAAGTTTTGGCACTTTGCCCCGAATAAACGAGTACTGGTAACAACAGGTATTGGTGCTTGGTCCTTACTAGTTTGCTATTTATCCTTTACTGCCCACCAGAGCTTTGTTGGCGACTCATTAACACTTAATTTTAATATTCCGGATATACTTATTGTTGGGATAATTGATACGATAGCCATAACGATCGCTGCCAAATTATATGAGGGGTTACATGAACGATCGAGGATGAAAGAAGAAATCCAACGGGCTGAAAAGCTCAACACTTTAGGGGAGCTTGCTGCATCGATTGCCCATGAAGTCCGTAATCCTTTAACTGTTGTAAAAGGTTTTTTACAGTTGATGCAACAGGATGAGAAGGGCAAAAATTACGAGTATCTTTCACTAGTTTTAAGTGAACTAGGCAGGGCAGAGTCAATAATCAGTGATTACCTAAACTTTGCCAAACCTAAGTTTGAAAAAATAGAAGATTTCTCCTTACCCAATGTATTAACAGAAGTTGTTATGCTCCTTGACCCACTTGCAGTAAAACAAGGAGTTCAGCTTGAAAGTGTTTTAGATTCAACTGACTTCCATCTTATTACTGATCGAAATCAATTGAAACAGGCACTCGTTAATCTTATTAAAAATGCAATTGAAGCGACCCCCGAGAGTGGAAAAGTTACCGTTTGCTACCAACCAAGCGGGACTCTAGCAAATGTTACTATTTTGGACACAGGCAAAGGGATGACACATGAACAACTTTCGCGGATTGGCACCTTATTTTATACAACAAAGGATAAGGGAACAGGACTTGGAACTTCAGTATCATTAAGGATTATTGAAGCGATGAACGGAAAAGTTTCCTACAAAAGTGAACTAGGTATCGGGACAGAGGTATTGATGATTCTCCCTGAAGGAAAAAAAGAATTGATGATGATTTCTTAA
- a CDS encoding amidase family protein — translation MEGFVYKNYDGLGLSELMKKKEVHPKEVLIETIKTIEMHNPKLNAVINKFYEKAEKMAENVDLTGTFAGVPMLVKDIAQEIEGERITLGSKAYLNYKAKADSNYIKNVRKTGAIFVGQTNIPEFALMGITEPKVYGPARNPWNTELTPGGSSGGSAAAVASGMVPIAGANDGGGSIRIPGAYCGLFGMKPTRGRTPVGPFYGRYWQGASVDLILSRSVRDSAAMLDAISVYEKGAAFHVLPYQGSYLNQVQVPPDKKLNIAFSVQSPLGTDVHPECKEAVINTARYLESLGHNVIEMEAPVNGKKLSHSYLTMYFGEVAAVLASLKEILGRKARMSDVETTTWILGLVGKATSAEEFVLSLREWDIAAMAMENFHETYDFYLTPTTAMLAAKIGELEPSSSEKRLMQVAGNLRIGGILKKMGIVEEVAENNLKRTPFTQLANLTGQPAITIPFHLSKEGLPVGVQFMAAKGREDLLYSLAGQLEQSSLWVPVQTNRFFKEA, via the coding sequence ATGGAGGGATTTGTTTATAAAAACTATGATGGTCTTGGACTTTCTGAATTGATGAAAAAGAAAGAAGTTCATCCAAAGGAAGTTCTCATCGAGACGATTAAAACAATTGAAATGCATAACCCAAAACTGAATGCAGTTATAAATAAATTTTATGAGAAAGCGGAAAAAATGGCAGAAAATGTTGATTTAACAGGAACATTTGCGGGTGTCCCTATGCTGGTTAAAGATATCGCACAAGAAATAGAGGGAGAACGGATTACGTTAGGTTCGAAGGCGTATCTAAACTATAAGGCAAAGGCCGATTCAAATTACATAAAAAATGTTAGGAAAACAGGCGCTATTTTTGTGGGACAAACGAACATTCCTGAGTTCGCACTAATGGGGATTACAGAACCGAAAGTTTATGGACCTGCCAGAAATCCTTGGAATACTGAGCTTACACCAGGTGGCTCTAGCGGCGGGTCGGCAGCCGCAGTTGCTAGTGGAATGGTCCCAATTGCCGGGGCGAATGATGGTGGAGGGTCCATTCGTATTCCAGGTGCCTACTGCGGACTATTCGGGATGAAACCAACTAGGGGCAGAACACCAGTTGGTCCATTTTATGGGAGGTATTGGCAAGGTGCATCAGTGGACTTAATACTATCGCGTTCTGTTCGAGATAGTGCAGCAATGCTTGATGCGATCAGTGTCTATGAAAAAGGAGCAGCATTTCATGTCCTCCCATACCAAGGCAGTTATCTGAACCAGGTCCAAGTTCCGCCAGATAAAAAGCTTAACATCGCATTTTCTGTTCAATCACCTCTCGGAACAGATGTTCACCCAGAATGCAAAGAAGCAGTTATTAATACAGCCAGATACCTAGAATCGCTTGGACATAATGTTATCGAAATGGAGGCACCCGTTAATGGGAAAAAATTGTCTCATAGTTACTTAACGATGTACTTTGGTGAAGTGGCAGCAGTGTTAGCATCACTTAAAGAAATTCTAGGCCGTAAAGCAAGAATGAGCGATGTCGAAACGACTACCTGGATATTAGGTTTAGTAGGCAAGGCAACCTCAGCGGAAGAATTCGTCCTTAGCTTAAGAGAATGGGATATTGCTGCTATGGCGATGGAAAACTTTCATGAAACATATGATTTTTACCTTACCCCTACAACCGCTATGCTGGCTGCGAAAATTGGCGAGCTCGAGCCGAGCTCCTCCGAAAAAAGGCTGATGCAGGTTGCGGGCAATCTTAGGATTGGCGGAATACTGAAAAAAATGGGCATTGTTGAAGAAGTAGCAGAAAACAATTTAAAAAGAACTCCTTTTACCCAGCTTGCGAACTTAACAGGACAGCCGGCAATAACGATACCCTTTCACCTAAGTAAAGAAGGACTACCTGTTGGTGTTCAGTTTATGGCAGCAAAAGGAAGAGAGGATTTATTGTATTCATTAGCAGGACAGCTTGAACAATCAAGCTTGTGGGTTCCAGTTCAAACGAATCGATTCTTTAAAGAAGCATAG